The nucleotide window AGTTTATCCTAATCAGGAAGCTGGTACGATAGCACAATGCGCCCAATTCTCAGGTTTTAACAATAGGACAAAGGCGATGAAAATGGAAATAGATAGAGTATTGGTATTTTGTAACTCAAAATCTACGATGTTACGCCAAAAACCAGCAACATAGCCGCGGTTTTGCCGGCAACCTGCTCTACATTGGTCTCAATGGCAACGTTAAGCGGGCTGACATCAACGGCGAGACTCTATCCAAGCGGCAGTCCTGGCCGGGTGTTCCTGACTACAACATCCAAATGTGCCACGATGCCAACATTGGCAGAACCGTGACTGTTACTCAGACTTCTACTTCTTGTACGTGCTATCACCTCTTTGGAGTTTGAAAAGAGAATTACTGATAATCCTTAGCCATGAGAATTGAGAACGTTGCCCCCGAGTGCATGAACCTCGCTACCCTCTTCACTGAGCAGGGGACCCCCATCCCATGTGGCTCTGCTTGCCTCGAGTATGTCAACTTGAGTGCTGAAGACAACCAGAAGCTCATTGACATTATCAACAATCTCCTCTAAGATGGATGTGGCTGTGGGGGAAGGCTGGGTCATTGAAGGATAACCTGGGAAGTTATATTGTTAGAGGATCACATGCGGTAGTTAGTCTTTTGCTGCAATATCCGTGTGGAAGGCGGGTTTCTATGCGTCTTCGGTACTTTCATAGGATATAAGAGTATTTTTGTGATTCTATGCAGAGTATTTCTGCTACGGTGTCGAGTAACGGTATTATTAGGCTTGTTTGGCACGCCCATCGGGCCGGGCTAAACTAAATGTACACAAACGCCCCACAGATGGAATGGATATATCATGATTGCGTACAACATCTAAGGGTACGATTACTATGGTTTATAGGGTGTAATAAGAAATCAACTTAATCTGATACTGGACCAACAGCGCACGGCCGCCGCGTCTCAGAAGCCCAGACACTACCTTTATAAGATTGGGACTCAACACTATTCATCTAATGTTCTATTATAGTAGGCGCTTACTATCCCAACAATTACCATCATCTATCATGACCAGCCTCAACCCAGGTGCTGCACAGGGAAAGCTTTGGAGGCACTGCACCGATTGGTAAATTTACTGAGGGTCTTGATCCAGTTGGTATGGCCTCTTTGGACGTCCTCGAGGCCATGTCCTACAATTCCGATACACTCCAGCCCGCGAT belongs to Aspergillus luchuensis IFO 4308 DNA, chromosome 3, nearly complete sequence and includes:
- a CDS encoding uncharacterized protein (COG:S;~EggNog:ENOG410Q2W9), whose product is MRPILSRGFAGNLLYIGLNGNVKRADINGETLSKRQSWPGVPDYNIQMCHDANIGRTVTVTQTSTSSMRIENVAPECMNLATLFTEQGTPIPCGSACLEYVNLSAEDNQKLIDIINNLL